The Dermacentor albipictus isolate Rhodes 1998 colony chromosome 2, USDA_Dalb.pri_finalv2, whole genome shotgun sequence genome has a segment encoding these proteins:
- the LOC135915928 gene encoding organic cation transporter protein-like: protein MPVTRACGVMVLISSVGSSIADNYAFFLMSRLLLLTACSATYLVSFVLVYEVTGKAKRWLYTLLHTAVGATLVPPFVDLLSYQEASWHIVHAIFIGHVAVYVVWCFALDESPMWLLTTGRVHDAELIALAAAKLNRVNEEKTRAGCHVLHAQVRKLQRSHKAFTPVSPTESIVEAVKMRRRALATFFSRFTLTGIFFGLMSTDKLSSPFWLAVNVVLSATCYTVITWTMNRYGPRDTLSGLLGAISTGIVARAAVVYGGYDTTAAYVQVTLKIVTSASMSVVMCYVGDIFPTKIRATGVSLSIALDGFGSLFGAFLTNIHAVRPGFVFDIFYAVTSLLSILAVQWLPEVFIEKQLISSDVMTPEERKLALQASLSPIERRKRRKSRRSPPERKASAVEKQPS, encoded by the coding sequence ATGCCCGTGACTCGCGCCTGCGGCGTTATGGTGCTCATCTCGAGCGTCGGCAGCAGCATCGCCGACAATTACGCCTTCTTTCTTATGAGCCGGCTACTCCTGCTCACGGCGTGCAGCGCCACCTACCTGGTCAGTTTTGTCCTCGTGTACGAGGTGACCGGCAAGGCCAAGCGCTGGCTCTACACGCTGCTCCACACGGCAGTGGGCGCCACGCTGGTGCCGCCATTCGTGGACCTCCTATCGTACCAAGAAGCCAGCTGGCACATCGTGCACGCCATCTTCATCGGCCACGTGGCCGTCTACGTGGTGTGGTGCTTTGCGCTGGACGAGTCGCCCATGTGGCTTCTCACCACAGGGAGGGTGCACGACGCCGAGCTAATTGCGCTGGCCGCCGCCAAGCTGAACCGCGTGAACGAGGAGAAAACCAGAGCGGGCTGCCATGTACTGCACGCCCAGGTGAGGAAGCTGCAGCGCAGTCACAAGGCGTTCACGCCGGTTTCTCCCACGGAAAGCATCGTCGAGGCTGTGAAAATGCGTCGTCGTGCCCTGGCTACCTTCTTTTCGAGGTTCACCTTAACCGGCATCTTCTTCGGCCTCATGTCCACGGACAAACTGTCCAGTCCCTTCTGGCTGGCGGTGAACGTCGTGCTGTCGGCAACATGTTACACGGTCATAACTTGGACAATGAACAGATACGGCCCACGCGACACCCTCTCTGGCTTGCTCGGTGCTATCAGTACCGGCATCGTCGCGAGAGCAGCTGTCGTGTATGGTGGCTATGACACCACGGCTGCTTACGTGCAGGTGACGTTGAAGATTGTGACATCTGCGTCAATGAGCGTGGTCATGTGCTACGTGGGAgatatttttccgacgaaaatCAGGGCCACCGGCGTTAGCTTGTCGATTGCGCTCGATGGATTCGGGTCGCTTTTTGGAGCCTTTCTCACAAATATTCACGCGGTTCGCCCTGGTTTTGTGTTCGACATTTTCTATGCTGTCACGAGCCTGCTTAGCATCTTAGCTGTTCAGTGGCTTCCAGAAGTGTTCATTGAGAAGCAGCTTATTTCTTCGGATGTCATGACCCCTGAGGAGCGTAAACTGGCGCTGCAGGCATCGCTTTCCCCcattgaaagaagaaaaagaagaaaatcgcGCAGAAGTCCCCCCGAAAGAAAGGCCAGCGCTGTAGAGAAGCAACCATCTTGA